One genomic window of Vulpes vulpes isolate BD-2025 chromosome 11, VulVul3, whole genome shotgun sequence includes the following:
- the GVQW3 gene encoding protein GVQW3 isoform X1: MSDRYLEQRISIKFCVKLNKSASETHHLLKEAYGDEVMSRARVFDWHKRFKEGREDVRDDARSGRPVTHRTDENIQKVKDLVCSNRRLTVRMIAEELNLDKETVRLILKENLNMRKVSAKVMSGILKEEPKPRRFDFRSDLSKESRKNSSCVRKKTSSDTWTHLQCEAGGELTLPVSHPQNHCPASQLLQASSTSLPTRTAQDWFTPW; encoded by the coding sequence ATGAGTGACCGCTATCTAGAACAAAGGATTAGTATCAAATTTTGCGTGAAATTGAACAAGTCTGCGAGTGAGACCCACCACCTTTTGAAAGAAGCTTATGGGGACGAAGTCATGTCAAGGGCCCGAGTTTTCGACTGGcataaaagatttaaagaagGGCGGGAAGATGTTCGAGATGACGCCCGAAGTGGTCGTCCAGTCACCCATCGGACAGATGAAAATATCCAGAAAGTCAAGGACTTGGTTTGTTCAAACAGGCGGCTGACGGTGAGGATGATCGCCGAAGAGTTAAATTTAGATAAAGAAACCGTTAGGCTCATTCTGAAAGAAAACTTGAATATGAGGAAAGTTTCTGCAAAAGTTATGTCCGGTATTTTGAAAGAGGAACCTAAACCTCGGAGATTTGACTTTCGGTCTGATCTTTCAAAGGAAAGTAGGAAGAATAGCTCGTGTGTAAGGAAAAAGACAAGTTCTGACACGTGGACTCATCTCCAGTGTGAAGCTGGTGGGGAACTAACCCTGCCCGTGTCTCATCCCCAGAACCACTGCCCTGCCAGCCAGCTTCTGCAGGCTTCATCAACAAGCCTTCCCACCAGGACAGCTCAGGATTGGTTCACACCCTGGTGA